The sequence below is a genomic window from Streptomyces sp. NBC_00582.
TCAGGTCGACCCAGCCCTGGGCCTCGCTGTAGTACTCGTGGTTGCCGGTGACGTAGACGCGGGCCCGGGTGGCCCGCACGGTACCGAGGGGGACGGCCTGGGCGCGACGGCGTTCGGCCGTGCCGTCCGCGATGTCGCCGGTGTGGCAGACCAGGTCGGCGTCCAGGGTGTTCACCGTCTCGCACACCCGTGCCGACCAGCGGGCACGATCGAGTGGGCCGTAGTGGGTGTCGGTGACGAGGACGACGCGCGTGCCGTCCAACCCGGCACCCAGTCGCGGGAGCGGCACGTCGAGTCGGCGCACGCGTGGTACGCGGCGGGCCTCGGCGTACCCCCAGACGAGCAGGACGGCGGTGACGCCGAGGACGGCCCAGGTGACGATGCGGGCCCGGTCCTGGCTCTCGCCGACGCCTGCCACGGTCAGGGCGAGCCGCAGGAGGACGCCGAGCAGCACCGACCAGGTGAACAGAACCCAGATGGCGCCCAGCAGCGTGTCACCCACGATCGCCGCCCGGTCCTGCTGGCGCCGGCCGTGGCCGCGCACCATCGCGAGCGGCATACCGACGAGGCCGAGGACGAACAGGGCGGTGCCGGCCGGCGTGACGGGCAGCGGCCAGTGCTGGCCGCCGTACAGGAGCACCCAGCAGGGCACGGCCCACAGAAGGACGGGGGCGAGCAGAGGGATCCAGCGCATCAGGCGGCGCAGTCGGCGCTGCCGCGGCGCTTGCGCCTCACCCTCGGCGGGCCGGGTGTCGCTGGTGTCGGTCACGCTTCCCCTCCCTGACCTGGCTGCCCTCTCGCGCACTGTATCCCGTCACGGACTTTGTCCTGTGCGTGGAAAAAGTGACACCCTACTCATGCGTAACTACTTCACAGGCTGGAAAATCGTTGTTACGTTCCTCCACAGCCTGACGACGCAGTCGGCGGAGAGAGGAGGGATCGTGCGACGGATGACCGCTCGACCTGAGAACGCGCATCAGGCGCGGCTGCTTCGTCTCCTGCGTGACAACGGGTCCCACTCCCGTGCCCGCCTGGGCGATCTGGTGGACCTGTCCCGTTCGAAGCTGGCAGTCGAGGTGGACCGGCTGCTGGAGACCGGGCTGGTGGTCGCGGACGGGCTGGCCCCCTCCCGGGGCGGTCGGCGCTCGCACAACATCCGGCTGGCGCCGACGCTGCGTTTCCTCGGCGTCGACATCGGTGCCACATCGGTCGATGTCGCCGTGACCAACGCGGAGTTGGAGGTCCTGGGGCATCTGAACCAGCCCATGGACGTCCGGGAGGGTCCGGTGGCGGTCTTCGAGCAGGTGCTGTCGATGGCTGCCAAGCTGAAGGCCTCCGGTGTCGCGGAGGGCTTCGACGGCGCCGGAATCGGCGTCCCGGGTCCGGTCCGCTTCCCCGAGGGCGTACCGGTCGCGCCGCCGATCATGCCGGGCTGGGACGGCTTCCCGGTCCGGGAGGCGCTCAGCCAGGAACTGGGCTGCCCGGTCATGGTCGACAACGACGTGAACCTGATGGCGATGGGGGAGCAGCACGCGGGCGTCGCGCGCTCCGTGGGCGACTTCCTGTGCGTCAAGATCGGTACCGGCATCGGCTGCGGCATCGTCGTCGGCGGCGAGGTCTACCGTGGGACGACGGGCAGCGCCGGCGACATCGGTCATATCCAGGTGGAGCCGGAAGGCCGCATGTGCGCGTGCGGCAACCGCGGCTGCCTGGAGGCCCACTTCAGCGGGGCCGCGTTGGCCGTAGACGCGGAGCAGGCGGCCCGTGAGGGCCGGTCGGCGCAGTTCGCCGCCCGGCTGGAGACGACCGGGCGTCTGACAGCCGAGGACGTCTCGGCTGCCGCGGCGGCGGGCGACGCGGTGGCTCTCGAGCTGATCCGGGAGGGCGGCAAGCGCCTGGGACAGGTCATCGCCGGGCTTGTCAGTTTCTTCAATCCTGGACTGGTGGTGATCGGCGGCGGGGTGACCGGGCTCGGGCACACGTTGCTCGCTAGTGTCCGGACCCAGGTGTACCGGCAGTCCTTGCCGCTGGCCACCCGCAACCTGCCGATCGTGCTGGGGGAGTTGGGACCGGCAGCCGGAGTCATCGGCGCGGCCCGGCTCATCAGCGACCACGTCTTCTCACCGGCCTGACGTCTGCCCGACCCCAGGGGCGACGGAACGTCGCGTGAGCCACTGGAACCCCACGACGTCACCACGACCAAGCGTCCCTGCGACCCCACCGGCGCACCACTACCACGTGTCACCGCGACCTCGTTGAGCCGCCGCACCACCCCATAGGGCCACCGCAACCACCGTACGACCCCTCGGCGGCCGGCTCCCCCCACCTCCTGGCCGCCGGGCCCTCAGGCCTGCCGTGCCCCCGCCCTGCCCCGCTCAGCCCATACGCCCCGGCGCCCGCGACGCCAGGGGCTCTCCAGAGCCGCCCAGGTACCCGAACACCGTGCCCGGCCAGGTGCCCGAACACCGTGCCCGGCCAGGTGCCCGAACACCGTGCCCGCCCGGTACCCGAACACCGTGCCCGGCCAGGTACCCGAACACCGTGCCCGGTCCGCCCGCTCACGGCCCGCACCCGCCGAGGGGATTCCTCATGGCACCACAACCACCCCTGCTCACCATGTCCGGTATCACCAAGTCGTTCCCGGGCGTTCGCGCCCTGGACGGTGTGGATCTCGAGGTCCAGGCCGGGGAAGTCCATTGCCTCCTCGGCCAGAACGGGGCCGGCAAGTCCACGCTGATCAAAGTGCTCGCCGGAGCCCACCAGCCCGACGGCGGTGAGATCACCTGGCGGGGCGCGCCCGTGACCCTGGGGTCGCCGATCGCCGCCATGCGTCTCGGCATCGCCACCATCTACCAGGAACTCGATCTGATCGAGGGGCTGTCGGTCGCGGAGAACGTCTTCCTCGGGCACGAACCCACCTCCGTCGGGTTCGTCGTGCGCGGCTCCGCCGCCCGCACGGCGACCGCCCGGTTGCTGCGACGCCTCGGGCACGCGGAGATCGATCCCGAGCGGCTCGTCGGCGATCTGTCCGCGGCGCAGCAGCAGATCGTCTCGATGGCCCGCGCGCTGTCCCACGACGTCCGGTTGATCGTGATGGACGAGCCGTCGGCGGCGCTCGACCCCGAGGAGGTGGACAACCTCTTCCGGATCGTGGGCGATCTGACGGCGGACGGTGTCGCCGTCGTCTACATCTCCCACCGACTCGAGGAGATCAGGCGCATCGGCGAGCGGGTCACGGTCCTCAAGGAGGGCCGGTCGGTCGCCGGCGGTCTGCCCGCCGAGTCGACGCCGACCGAGGAGATCGTGGCGCTGATGACCGGGCGGAAGGTGGAGTACGTCTTCCCCGAACGCCCCGAGGCCGGGTTCGCCACGGGGAGAGAACCGGTGCTGAGGGTCGAAGGGCTGACCCGGCGAGGGGAGTTCGCGCCCGTCGATCTGGAGCTGCGCCCCGGTGAGATCGTCGGTCTGGCCGGGCTCGTCGGGTCGGGGCGCAGCGAGATCCTGGAGACGGTCTACGGGGCGCGCAGGCCCGACGGCGGCCGTGTCGTCGTCGACGGCACTCCCCTGCGCCCCGGAAGTGTCCGCGC
It includes:
- a CDS encoding sugar ABC transporter ATP-binding protein; the encoded protein is MAPQPPLLTMSGITKSFPGVRALDGVDLEVQAGEVHCLLGQNGAGKSTLIKVLAGAHQPDGGEITWRGAPVTLGSPIAAMRLGIATIYQELDLIEGLSVAENVFLGHEPTSVGFVVRGSAARTATARLLRRLGHAEIDPERLVGDLSAAQQQIVSMARALSHDVRLIVMDEPSAALDPEEVDNLFRIVGDLTADGVAVVYISHRLEEIRRIGERVTVLKEGRSVAGGLPAESTPTEEIVALMTGRKVEYVFPERPEAGFATGREPVLRVEGLTRRGEFAPVDLELRPGEIVGLAGLVGSGRSEILETVYGARRPDGGRVVVDGTPLRPGSVRAAVRAGIGLAPEERKAQALLMLESVSSNVTVSTLSRFARAGWLDRRTERAVAHRAVRELSLRPDDPDAAIRTLSGGNQQKAVLARWLLRGCKVLLLDEPTRGVDIGARAELYAVIRRLADEGLAVLLVSSEVPEVLGLADRVLVLREGSVVHTADARELDEHRVLDLVMEGSPTP
- a CDS encoding metallophosphoesterase, producing MTDTSDTRPAEGEAQAPRQRRLRRLMRWIPLLAPVLLWAVPCWVLLYGGQHWPLPVTPAGTALFVLGLVGMPLAMVRGHGRRQQDRAAIVGDTLLGAIWVLFTWSVLLGVLLRLALTVAGVGESQDRARIVTWAVLGVTAVLLVWGYAEARRVPRVRRLDVPLPRLGAGLDGTRVVLVTDTHYGPLDRARWSARVCETVNTLDADLVCHTGDIADGTAERRRAQAVPLGTVRATRARVYVTGNHEYYSEAQGWVDLMDELGWEPLRNRHLLLERGGDTLVVAGVDDVTAESSGLEGHRAHLAGALDGADPDLPVLLLAHQPTFVDRAAAAGIDLQLSGHTHGGQIWPFHHLVRLDQPALAGLSHHGPRTLLYTSRGTGFWGPPFRVFAPSEITLLTLRSPHAPASPQA
- a CDS encoding ROK family transcriptional regulator, with the translated sequence MTARPENAHQARLLRLLRDNGSHSRARLGDLVDLSRSKLAVEVDRLLETGLVVADGLAPSRGGRRSHNIRLAPTLRFLGVDIGATSVDVAVTNAELEVLGHLNQPMDVREGPVAVFEQVLSMAAKLKASGVAEGFDGAGIGVPGPVRFPEGVPVAPPIMPGWDGFPVREALSQELGCPVMVDNDVNLMAMGEQHAGVARSVGDFLCVKIGTGIGCGIVVGGEVYRGTTGSAGDIGHIQVEPEGRMCACGNRGCLEAHFSGAALAVDAEQAAREGRSAQFAARLETTGRLTAEDVSAAAAAGDAVALELIREGGKRLGQVIAGLVSFFNPGLVVIGGGVTGLGHTLLASVRTQVYRQSLPLATRNLPIVLGELGPAAGVIGAARLISDHVFSPA